In one window of Oryza sativa Japonica Group chromosome 9, ASM3414082v1 DNA:
- the LOC4346816 gene encoding autonomous transposable element EN-1 mosaic protein: MRRLSLGNREASNCSDQAVSGATLPRCSTRSSCSQQPNHSPNLDEEILEEEETSEEIWFRGPTRVPPQPTREEDKPVLTPVGDRQWRANDYGGNIRVPNSILTLLLKQWFPGIVTLKGKEEPAWSWKHYRIAPDTPRSNQIRLPSCLHRVEEDFWLYFRWAEGKEQEARKVVHNCVKGLVDRLFYETRILAVLNYQRKILKVNTSREIACRTYLTESEYLKVEPWWFLNSENAWRELIRLRWCNPKWQAVSRAHRIRREKMKGPSHRQGSANLSRYQKNLEKKKKRPVAPLEAYTEGRRENREDGQFSCDPRVAEKLEAYAAAYVQLHGPENDWRTSPIDPVAVHMAGGGKKHGRFMIGDGLIDSSAVFGDNSRDDQRPRRRLRTDHDNTNQVEDLLRQLQEEREAREREREEREREKERERQEKEQEKECEREERAREKEQERKEREEERKERELEKIASQQKSAFFEAALRVIQSKLNIDLSASGTPPLPVMLTHLASSGPVASNGNSGPNHVGVGAASGAIVNF, translated from the exons ATGCGGCGCTTGAGCTTAGGCAATAGGGAGGCTTCCAATTGTTCAGATCAGGCAGTGAGTGGTGCTACCTTGCCCAGATGCAGTACAAGGTCCTCATGTTCCCAACAACCTAATCATTCTCCTAATTTGGATGAGGAGAttttggaggaggaagaaacatCTGAGGAAATCTGGTTTCGTGGTCCTACACGTGTGCCACCACAACCTACCCGAGAGGAGGACAAACCTGTGCTGACTCCAGTAGGAGACAG GCAATGGCGAGCAAATGATTATGGAGGCAACATTAGGGTCCCCAATAGCATCCTGACATTACTTCTTAAACAATGGTTCCCTGGCATTGTCACATTGAAGGGTAAAGAGGAGCCAGCATGGAGTTGGAAACATTACAGGATAGCGCCGGATACTCCAAGAAGCAATCAAATACGGCTGCCAAGCTGTCTCCATCGTGTTGAGGAAGACTTCTGG CTTTACTTCAGGTGGGCAGAGGGAAAAGAACAAGAAGCTAGAAAGGTTGTCCACAATTGTGTCAAGGGCCTTGTTGATCGCTTGTTTTATGAAACTCGCATCCTAGCTGTGCTTAATTACCAAAGGAAAATCCTGAAGGTGAACACTTCCAGAGAAATCGCATGCAGAACTTATCTTACAGAGAGCGAGTACCTAAAG GTAGAACCATGGTGGTTCCTGAATTCAGAAAATGCATGGCGGGAGTTGATACGATTGCGGTGGTGTAATCCAAAATGGCAGGCTGTCTCACGTGCTCATAGGATACGGAGGGAGAAAATGAAAGGGCCATCTCACCGCCAAGGCAGTGCTAACTTGAGCCGTTACCAAAAAAATTTG gagaagaagaaaaagcgGCCAGTTGCTCCACTAGAGGCCTACACAGAAGGAAGGAGGGAAAATCGAGAGGATGGACAATTCAGCTGTGACCCGCGTGTAGCTGAGAAGCTT GAGGCCTATGCTGCAGCTTATGTTCAGTTGCATGGGCCAGAAAATGATTGGCGCACTTCTCCCATTGATCCTGTCGCTGTGCACATGGCTGGTGGTGGAAAGAAACATGGCCGTTTCATGATTGGTGATGGACTCATTGACTCATCAGCAGTGTTTGGTGATAATTCGCGTGATGATCAACGCCCTCGCAGAAGATTGAGGACAGATCATGACAACACAAACCAGGTTGAAGACCTTCTGCGGCAACTACAAGAGGAGCGCGAGGCAAGGGAGCGAGAGCGTgaagagagggagcgtgagaaggagagggagcggcAGGAGAAGGAGCAGGAGAAGGAGTGTGAGCGTGAAGAGAGGGCGCGAGAGAAGGAGCAGGAGCgtaaggagagggaggaagagcgCAAGGAGAGGGAGTTGGAAAAGATAGCCTCTCAACAGAAATCAGCATTCTTTGAAGCTGCTTTAAGG GTGATACAAAGTAAGCTGAACATAGACTTGTCAGCTTCAGGCACACCTCCCTTACCTGTCATGTTGACTCACCTA GCTTCGTCTGGACCTGTGGCTTCGAATGGAAACTCAGGCCCCAACCATGTTGGGGTTGGTGCTGCATCTGGTGCAATTGTCAACTTTTAG